The genome window TTTTAGAGAAAAATCAACATCACTCTTCAAGAAGAGCCCCAAATCAGAGGTACCAGCCAAATATCTCAGTACATGATAACCAACCTCTAAGTGAGGCACCATAGGAGCAGACATAAACTGACTGAGGTGCTGGACTATGAAGTAAATATCAAGTCGAGTATGCTGCAAATAATTCATCTTACCAAATAATTATCTGTAAATGGAAGGGTAAGGACCAGATTCAGCTGATAGTTTAACATGAGGATCCAATGTAGACAAAACTGGACTAACAACAGAACAGTTATATTCTTGGAGAAGATCAGTAGTAAACTTATGCTGGCCAACCAAGAAACCATGGAAGCTTAAAAATTTCAAGACCAATAAAATATTGAATTTCTCCAAGATCCTTAATTTTGAACTGGTCATCAAGAAAGTGTTTTTATGGGCAGTAATTTCAGACATGTCATCTCCAGCTACTAATATGACATCCACATATACAGCTACAATAGTGAGATGAACCCCTGATAAGTTCCTAAACAAAGAATAGTCATTTTAGACTAGGCTGAAAACCCTTAGACTACAAAGTTATGAAAAGCTTAGCATACCACTGCCTAGAGGCTTGTCTCAACCCATAGAGAGACTTATTTAGTTTACAGGCTGAAGAAGCAACAAGAATAGAATTAGAAGATCTGACAGAAAGACCTTGAGGAATTTTCATGAAAACTTCCTCATCTAAATCTCCATGTAGAAAGGCATTACTCATATCAAGTTGGTAAACAACCCAACCTCTCTTAGCAGCTACAGATAAAACGCATTTAACAGTAGTCATCTTAAGTACATGAGAGAAAGTCTCATTAAAGTCTACACCCTCCTGTTGAGTATCCCCCCTAATTACTAACCTTGCTTTATATTATTAATAGACCCATCAGCCCTTTGTTTAACTTTGTACGTGCACCTATTTTCAAGGTATGGCCTTTATACCAACAGAAAGAGGGACTATGTCCCAAGTGTTGTTGGATTCCAAAGCTTGAAATTCCTTAATCATAGCCTCTTGCCAAGCAGGTTGAGAGGCAGCCTGATGATAGAACTTAGGTTCTTGCAACTAATCTTCAGAAGACACAGAAAGCACCAGAGAAGTAGAAGCAGTATTGCAAACATAATTAGGATAATAGATAGCAAATGAGAGTTCACCTCATAGCTTTTTGATCCTATTGAAATAAGAGAAAATGTTGGGTGTTCCTTGAGAGATAGATGGGATTTCCTTTCGAATCTGATATATCTTGATACCACTGGACTGTCCAAACCTTTTTGCAATTTTATTCCACAACCTTTCAGCAGATTCAGTATACATAATAGTTTCCCTAATCTCTCGATACAAACTATTAAGTATCCAAGCTACTACTATATCGTTAGATCTGGTCCAAGGCTCAAATAGAGGAAAATTAGCGCTAGGTTTGGGAATTTTACCTTTAATCATCCCGAATTTGTTCTTACAAGATAAACCTAGTAGCATGCCCCTTCGCCAACTCCCATAACTAGTACTATCAAATATGGTAGAAACCAACACCGTACCAGGTGAGTCAGATGACAAAAGATACAAAGGGGAAAAGGGATGTACAGTAGTATCATCACTACTAACGGGACAGTCAACAAGAGTCGAAGTCGAACCCATAGCAATTTActtagtgtgatgacccaaaaggtcatcttatattttaaaactcgattctgcactcttaagccttaaaaatcttatttttaccctcctctattttcgtgcgcagtccgagcgtgtttccagaaagcttttatgctgaaaattgatgaaaataagaatttagccttaaaagttgattttagttgatttcagtcaatatttttggtaaacaagcccggatccatattttgactatcccggtgggtccgtatcaaaatatgggacctggacgtatgcccagaatcgaattcggaggtccctagctcgagttatgaatttttgataaaaattaaaagtctgaaatttaatggtttttaagaattgattgatgtttggcattgttagtactggatctgtattttggttccggagcctggtacaacttcattataatatttaagacttatctgtgaaatttggtgagaaacggggtcggtttgacgtgattcagacgtccagttgagaatataggaattttaaagtgttcttgagaatttcatttgatttgatgctaaattcatagttctaggtgttattttggcgatttgatcatgcgatcaagttcgtatgatatttccagacttgtgtgcatgtttggtttggagccccgagggctcgggtgagttctggATAGGCAACGGGaagtttggactttggaaaatcaggttttctgcagattctggtgttttgacatgtccttcttcgcgaagaGTAAGCTGGTGAGGCTGAAATtttcttattcgcgaacgcgaaggcttggtcgcgaacgcgaagcgatgggggcgttacccttcgcgaacgcgaccagctcctcgcgaacgcgagcatGGTCTCGCGAACATGGGAGAGAGTCAGCGATCTTTCATCACGAACGCAAGcatggtctcgcgaacgcgaaggccagggggtaaccatcgcgaacgcgagcaaggtcTCGCGAGCACGAAGGCTTGGCAGtcgatactcttcgcgaacgcgacagtgccctcgcgaacgcgatgcacactgtcaccCAGTGCAAAAAACAGAATCAAACGGGACTTAAGCGATTTCttcaactgtcacgaccccaaattccctccgtaggatgtcgtgatggcacctagtctctaagactaggtaagcctatcaatgcggaataataataaatatctaaaataaataaactacaattcaaacaatttcaactcccaaaatccggtagaaataagtcacaagcttctaagaatttattctttatgtctctatacatcagagtctaaagcaaataaggaagacaacatagtaagatagaaggggactccggagtctgcagacgctagcagatatacctcgaagtctcctcgtatagctagtttactgatgcgtggtctgataagatgtacctggatctgcacaaaaagatgtgcagaagcgtagtatgagtacaccacaacggtacccagtaagtgccaagcctaacctcggtagagtagtgacgaggtcaggtcaggccttgctggagaataaataatggcatggtaaatatttaaacaatattataagataaaatgacaatgaaaatgaatcaagtagtatgtcacatttaattacatcaaataatagcaaataaatacctcgttgaaacaaaacagaattcttttcaactttaagaaaatcacaacaataatcaaaggcaactacggccataaatcaatatcaataagggcactcccgaggtaccgcctcgtagtcccaaatcataaataaattcacaatatctcattttcttatatcaccgcgggagccttcacaatttatttaaagaaaatatttttttccgaaatagcatcccgcgttttagccacccttatcacaccgcataacttctagtagtcacccctactagccacgcgtatcaagccacccttatctcaccgcatgcgtttcaacacccagaccttataccactgcatgcgtatcaatatcgcaatatatcacaatttgcacctcaagtgctcaaataatttaacttgccaaaataattcaacaacaatatttttccaaaataaagagctcacggctcatgccaaaataaatcatcaataatagttttccacaataaagagctcacgactcatgtcaaaataattcaacaataatatttttccacaataaagagctcacggctcatgtcaaaataattcaggagtaaataatttaggaaaataatatttcaaaatctttactacattgcttcaatatcaagtttataaatgtcaaatacttcatattaataatatttaatttaaagaaaatcaaccttcaaataatgtacagaataaaagaaaccaagtttcaactaaacaggtaaaacaattagtaagaaaagatcaaacaaatttgaagtatatatctcagatcaatgatgaagaatataaaaagataaaataatttaataaatgcgcaacagtgatctgcacaatttaaaaatataatctttcgcaatttagcctgtgtacacactcgtcacctcgtgcacacgactttcaacacatatcaataatcacatcaataccaatcctaggaaaactttccctcacacaaagttagacaagtcacttacctcgacttgctccaatttaaccaagtattatgctttttcctcgattttccgactccgatcgactcgtatctagtcataattaattctatacagtcaacaaaaattatagtaatcaatttcataagaaaatattacattttcattaaaatccgaaattagctcaaaatttgtccgtggggcccacatctcggaatccggcgaaacttataaaatccgacaacccattcaattacgagtccacccataccaattttaccaaaatccgataacaactcaacctccaaatcttaaattttcgtttttggaagattttccaaaaatcttgatttttcttccataaaatcacggattcatgatgtaaatgagtatggaatcatgaaatataatcaatataggataaggaacacttaccccaatgttttcccatgaaaatcacccaaaaatcgcccaagaaccgtgctccaaaaatccaaaacgaattgaatgaaatgaccatttttggtccttaagtttccgccaatccgtcactaaaagtccattttccgtcactaaaagtccatttttcgtcactaaaagtctatcaGAAACTGCTCTATCAGCCTTCCTTCAATacgtcataactttatgtacaaatgtccaaatgatgcatggtttaactttctggaaactagaatccaacgactacaactttcatgttttgcaacttttctgattccttatgaattgcgagatataaactcccaaaatcggctccatgcatcagaatttctggcaaaactgctctactagcctttATTCAATCCattataactttatgtacaaatgtctaaatgatgCATGGTTTAACtctctggaaactagaatccaaatactacaactttcatgttttgcaacctTTCTGATTCcatatgaattgcgagatataagctcccaaagtcggctccatACATCAGAATATCTGgcaaaatttctggcgaaactgctctactagccttcattcaa of Nicotiana tomentosiformis chromosome 7, ASM39032v3, whole genome shotgun sequence contains these proteins:
- the LOC108947855 gene encoding uncharacterized mitochondrial protein AtMg00240-like: MNYLQHTRLDIYFIVQHLSQFMSAPMVPHLEVGYHVLRYLAGTSDLGLFLKSDVDFSLKGYSDSDWASCSDNRRSVLGFLLLLGGCPVSWKSKTQLTITLSSAKAE